A stretch of Litorilinea aerophila DNA encodes these proteins:
- a CDS encoding 2-isopropylmalate synthase: protein MSTQVNGSEQENPVGEEPAVDVSQFAIPDIQAHARAIAHGNTVLVFDTTLRDGEQSPGATLNTQEKLDIAHQLARLGVDIIEAGFPAASPGDLEAVRLIAETVGRKPRIGKNGDIVAPPTIAGLARANKADIDKAWQAVRGAVRPRIHTFIATSDIHMEHKLRMTRDEVLETVGDMVQYARSLCQDVEFSPEDAGRSDPEFLVKVLEVAIRAGATTLNIPDTVGYTTPEEFGGLIKYLRENVPGGKDVIFSVHCHNDLGLATSNTLAGLRAGARQMEVTVNGIGERAGNTSLEEAVMALYVRNSVYGLETNIITTEIHRSSDMVSRYTGMVIQPNKAIVGANAFAHEAGIHQDGVLKHKRTYEIMDAATIGLNQSRLVLGKHSGRHALRRKLEEMGYHLTREELNEVFQRFKEVADKKKTVTDADLEALVGDEIYQPQEIWELLQVQVQCGTNVTPTAVVTLRNNQTGQVITDAGFGTGPVDAVYQGINRVVGVRNNLVEFLVQAVTEGIDANGDVTIRIEVPDNSRGYKETAQGRPRRRLFSGRGVDTDIIVASAKAYMQALNKALAMQDQDVSAVSIAADEPAGEASPSS, encoded by the coding sequence ATGAGTACCCAAGTCAACGGTTCTGAGCAGGAAAACCCGGTCGGCGAAGAGCCTGCCGTAGATGTAAGCCAATTTGCCATACCCGATATTCAGGCCCACGCGCGCGCCATTGCCCACGGCAACACCGTCCTGGTCTTCGATACTACCCTGCGGGACGGTGAACAGAGCCCCGGCGCCACCCTCAACACCCAGGAAAAACTGGATATTGCCCACCAGCTGGCCCGGCTAGGTGTAGACATCATCGAGGCCGGCTTCCCCGCTGCCAGCCCGGGTGACCTGGAAGCCGTGCGGCTGATCGCGGAGACGGTGGGCCGCAAGCCCCGTATCGGCAAGAACGGCGACATCGTCGCCCCCCCCACCATTGCCGGCCTGGCCCGAGCTAACAAAGCGGACATCGACAAGGCCTGGCAGGCGGTACGCGGCGCGGTGCGCCCCCGCATCCACACCTTCATCGCCACCAGCGACATCCACATGGAGCACAAGCTGCGCATGACCCGGGACGAGGTCCTGGAAACGGTGGGCGACATGGTCCAGTACGCGCGCAGCCTCTGCCAGGACGTGGAATTCAGCCCCGAGGATGCGGGCCGCAGCGACCCGGAATTCCTGGTCAAAGTGCTGGAAGTGGCCATTCGGGCCGGCGCCACCACCCTGAACATTCCGGACACAGTGGGCTACACCACGCCGGAAGAGTTCGGCGGGCTCATCAAATACTTGCGGGAAAACGTACCCGGCGGCAAGGATGTGATCTTCAGCGTCCACTGCCACAACGACCTGGGGCTGGCCACCTCCAACACCCTGGCCGGCCTGCGGGCCGGCGCCCGCCAGATGGAGGTGACGGTCAACGGCATCGGCGAGCGGGCCGGCAACACCAGCCTGGAAGAGGCGGTGATGGCCCTCTACGTGCGCAACAGCGTCTACGGCCTGGAGACCAACATCATCACCACCGAAATCCATCGCAGCAGCGACATGGTGAGCCGCTACACCGGCATGGTCATCCAGCCCAACAAGGCCATTGTGGGTGCCAACGCCTTCGCCCATGAAGCCGGCATCCATCAGGACGGCGTGCTGAAACACAAGCGCACCTACGAGATCATGGACGCGGCCACCATCGGCCTCAACCAGAGCCGCCTGGTCCTGGGCAAACACAGCGGCCGCCACGCGCTGCGCCGCAAGCTGGAGGAGATGGGCTACCACCTGACCCGGGAGGAGCTCAACGAGGTCTTCCAGCGTTTTAAAGAAGTGGCCGACAAGAAGAAAACCGTCACCGACGCCGACCTGGAAGCCCTGGTGGGCGACGAGATCTACCAGCCCCAGGAGATCTGGGAGCTGCTCCAGGTGCAGGTCCAATGTGGCACCAACGTGACGCCCACGGCGGTGGTCACCTTGCGCAACAACCAGACCGGCCAGGTGATCACCGACGCCGGCTTCGGCACCGGCCCGGTGGACGCCGTCTACCAGGGCATCAACCGGGTGGTAGGCGTACGCAACAACCTGGTAGAGTTTTTGGTCCAGGCGGTGACCGAAGGCATTGACGCCAACGGCGACGTGACCATCCGCATCGAAGTGCCGGACAACAGCCGGGGCTACAAAGAGACGGCCCAGGGCCGACCCCGTCGCAGGCTCTTCAGCGGCCGCGGGGTCGACACCGACATCATCGTGGCCAGCGCCAAGGCCTACATGCAGGCGCTGAACAAGGCCCTGGCCATGCAGGACCAGGATGTCTCGGCTGTGAGCATCGCAGCCGATGAACCGGCCGGGGAAGCCAGCCCTTCGTCGTAA
- the gltB gene encoding glutamate synthase large subunit, translating into MSRTDQKDWQRSGEQEGGVSTPCPTPVYGLPPKQGLYDPRFEHDACGIGFVAHIEGRRSHEVLEMALEALCNHAHRGAVADDRKTGDGAGVLTQIPYEFFSRELKRMGITPPPPGDLAVGQLFLFRQDPEDRARAMEIIRAVCAELKLNVLTFRSVPVIDAALGRRAEASRPWMEQVIVARTPEACAAGDEFERLLYLARKRIIHRARTAGVQRLYIASFSSRTIVYKGLVLAEELQHFYPDLSDSDFKTAIAVFHQRYSTNTMPTWERAQPFRLICHNGEINTLQGNVNWMRAREQDLAHPLWGDAIHDLLPIIGRDGSDSSKFDNALELLVRSGRDIRHALMMMVPEAWERLPEGEVSPERRAFYQYHSALLEPWDGPAAVTFTDGRLVGTILDRNGLRPARYVVLDNGYVISSSEAGAVDYDERDVVKKGRLGPGQILCVDTATGQLLNDDEITRIFATRRPYGSWVEENLLPLDRVVAQRAEQGYTAGQADVLSHPVDGSNGAAPATNGADAGARHRAPLSNRQASFGYTSEEMVVVLRPMVTEGKEPVGSMGDDTPVAAFSQLPRPLFHYFKQRFAEVTNPPIDPLREEMVMSLRMLLGQRANLLSELPEATRLVELKSPILKPDQMATLRTLSEPEFRAATVDAVWQLPAADEQNPSRAGAALRAAVERLCREAEEAVRGGAHILIISDVKADRHTLPIPSLLAVGAVHHHLIRQGLRMNASLICESGEPREVHHFAALIGYGANAVYPYLVYETIAEMVAEGRHTGNMTLAQAQNNFVKAVDKGLLKVMSKMGISTIDSYCGAQIFEAIGVGQELIDLAFVETPSLVGGIGFDTVAEDVLAWHRAGYPDGNEEKTVRLSTWGLYKPRRGGELHTWNPQSVQFLHKAVRATDERERLAFYQKYRDLVNGMKIAPRHLLDFRRTRPPVPLEQVEPIERILQRFSTAAMSHGALSSEAHETLAIAMNRLGGMSNSGEGGEAKERYFTERASKIKQVASGRFGVTPEYLMSAEELQIKMAQGSKPGEGGQLPGHKVTAEIAVLRHSTPGVALISPPPHHDIYSIEDLAQLIYDLKTVNPNARVSVKLVSEIGVGTIAAGVAKGFADVIHISGHSGGTGASPLSSVKNAGLPWEIGLAETQQTLLVNGLRTRVRLRTDGGLATGRDVVIAAMLGADEFSFGTSAMIAEGCIMARVCHKNTCPVGVATQNPELRAKFDGTPEMVMHFMTHLAQDVRQILADLGFRSLDEVIGHPEMLVQVIHGRDAGFMDLSPLLYTPDTGSARRNVLPRNDLPTLEENTLGNRIVEQVLASLQANPDAPVALSHKIRNTQRTVGAKLSGQLALRYGDKGLPEGHIRITFTGSAGQSFGAFGIQGLNLELIGEAQDYVGKGLSGGEIVIRPPERVRFVPHQNVILGNTALYGATGGRLFAAGLAGERFAVRNSGAIAVVEGAGEHCCEYMTGGVVVVLGETGRNFGAGMTGGHAYVYDIAENFERRYNPELIAIRRLQEEDVAELKALIQQHWEKTGSLRAQSILEDWETHRHYFWYVAPRENVVAIEAATEGSGQVEEEEGDKVRE; encoded by the coding sequence ATGTCACGGACTGATCAAAAGGACTGGCAACGTAGCGGGGAACAGGAGGGGGGTGTATCAACACCTTGCCCAACGCCTGTCTACGGACTGCCGCCCAAGCAGGGTTTGTACGACCCGCGCTTTGAACACGACGCCTGTGGCATTGGCTTTGTCGCCCACATCGAAGGACGCCGCAGCCACGAGGTGCTGGAGATGGCCCTCGAGGCCCTGTGCAACCACGCCCACCGGGGTGCCGTCGCCGACGACCGCAAGACGGGTGATGGCGCCGGCGTCCTGACCCAGATACCGTACGAGTTCTTCAGCCGGGAGCTCAAACGCATGGGGATCACCCCACCGCCGCCCGGCGATCTGGCCGTGGGTCAGCTCTTTCTCTTCCGCCAGGACCCGGAGGACCGGGCCCGGGCCATGGAGATCATCCGGGCCGTCTGTGCCGAGCTGAAGCTGAATGTGCTAACCTTCCGCAGCGTGCCGGTCATCGACGCGGCCCTGGGCCGCCGAGCCGAGGCCAGCCGGCCCTGGATGGAGCAGGTGATCGTGGCCCGCACGCCCGAAGCCTGTGCCGCCGGCGACGAATTCGAACGGTTGCTCTACCTGGCCCGCAAGCGCATCATCCACCGGGCCCGGACCGCCGGCGTCCAGCGCCTCTACATCGCCAGCTTCAGCAGCCGTACCATCGTCTACAAGGGGCTGGTGCTGGCTGAAGAGTTGCAGCACTTCTATCCGGACCTGAGCGACTCGGACTTCAAGACGGCCATCGCCGTCTTCCATCAGCGCTACAGCACCAACACCATGCCCACCTGGGAGCGGGCCCAGCCCTTCCGGCTCATCTGCCACAACGGCGAAATCAACACCCTCCAGGGAAATGTCAACTGGATGCGGGCCCGGGAGCAGGATCTGGCCCACCCCCTGTGGGGCGACGCCATCCATGACCTGCTGCCCATCATCGGCCGGGATGGCAGTGACAGCAGCAAATTCGACAACGCGCTGGAGCTGTTGGTTCGCAGCGGCCGGGACATCCGCCATGCCCTGATGATGATGGTGCCAGAAGCCTGGGAGCGGTTGCCTGAGGGGGAGGTTTCTCCCGAGCGCCGTGCCTTCTACCAATACCACAGCGCCCTGCTGGAGCCGTGGGATGGCCCCGCTGCGGTCACCTTCACCGACGGCCGCCTGGTAGGCACCATCCTGGATCGCAACGGCCTGCGACCAGCCCGCTACGTGGTGCTGGACAACGGCTACGTGATCAGCAGCAGCGAAGCCGGCGCGGTGGACTACGACGAGCGAGACGTGGTGAAAAAGGGGCGGCTGGGGCCCGGCCAGATCCTCTGTGTGGACACGGCCACCGGCCAGCTCCTCAACGATGACGAGATCACCCGTATCTTTGCCACCCGACGCCCCTACGGCAGTTGGGTGGAGGAGAACCTGCTGCCCCTGGATCGGGTGGTGGCCCAGCGGGCCGAGCAGGGCTACACCGCCGGACAGGCCGACGTCCTGTCGCACCCCGTGGACGGCAGCAACGGCGCTGCTCCGGCCACCAACGGCGCTGATGCCGGCGCCCGGCATCGGGCGCCCCTGAGCAATCGGCAGGCCTCCTTCGGCTACACCAGCGAAGAGATGGTGGTGGTGCTGCGCCCCATGGTGACCGAAGGGAAGGAACCGGTGGGCTCCATGGGGGATGACACCCCGGTGGCTGCCTTCAGCCAGCTGCCCCGGCCCCTCTTCCACTACTTCAAACAGCGCTTTGCCGAGGTGACCAACCCGCCCATCGACCCCCTGCGGGAAGAGATGGTCATGAGCCTGCGCATGTTGTTGGGCCAGCGGGCCAACCTGCTCAGCGAGCTGCCAGAGGCCACCCGCCTGGTGGAGTTGAAGTCGCCCATCCTGAAGCCCGACCAGATGGCGACCCTGCGTACCCTGTCCGAACCCGAGTTCCGGGCGGCGACGGTGGACGCGGTCTGGCAGCTGCCTGCCGCCGATGAACAGAACCCATCCAGGGCCGGTGCGGCCCTCCGTGCGGCCGTGGAGCGCCTCTGCCGGGAGGCGGAGGAGGCCGTCCGTGGAGGAGCGCACATCCTGATCATCAGCGATGTCAAAGCCGATCGCCACACATTGCCCATTCCCTCGCTGCTGGCTGTGGGCGCCGTCCACCATCACCTGATCCGTCAGGGGCTGCGCATGAATGCCAGCCTGATCTGTGAAAGCGGCGAACCCCGGGAGGTGCATCACTTCGCGGCCCTGATCGGCTACGGCGCCAACGCCGTCTACCCCTACCTGGTCTACGAGACCATCGCCGAGATGGTGGCCGAGGGGCGCCACACCGGGAACATGACCCTGGCCCAGGCCCAAAACAACTTCGTCAAGGCAGTGGACAAGGGCCTGCTCAAGGTCATGAGCAAGATGGGCATCAGCACCATCGACAGCTACTGCGGCGCCCAGATCTTCGAGGCCATCGGCGTCGGCCAGGAGCTGATCGACCTGGCCTTTGTGGAGACGCCCAGCCTGGTGGGCGGCATCGGCTTCGACACTGTGGCCGAGGATGTGCTGGCCTGGCACCGGGCCGGCTACCCCGACGGCAACGAGGAGAAAACCGTGCGCCTCTCCACCTGGGGCCTCTACAAACCCCGGCGGGGCGGCGAACTGCACACCTGGAATCCCCAGTCGGTGCAGTTCCTGCACAAAGCTGTACGCGCCACCGACGAACGGGAGCGCCTGGCCTTCTACCAGAAGTATCGGGACCTGGTCAACGGCATGAAGATCGCGCCCCGCCACCTGCTGGACTTCCGCCGTACCCGGCCGCCGGTGCCCCTGGAGCAGGTGGAGCCCATCGAGCGCATCCTGCAGCGCTTCAGCACCGCGGCCATGAGCCACGGCGCGCTCAGCTCCGAGGCCCACGAGACCCTGGCCATCGCCATGAACCGGCTGGGCGGCATGAGCAACAGCGGCGAAGGTGGCGAGGCGAAAGAGCGCTACTTCACCGAGCGGGCCAGCAAGATCAAGCAGGTGGCCTCCGGCCGCTTCGGTGTCACGCCGGAGTACCTCATGAGCGCGGAGGAGCTCCAGATCAAAATGGCCCAGGGCTCCAAGCCGGGTGAAGGGGGGCAGCTGCCGGGGCACAAGGTCACAGCCGAAATCGCGGTGCTGCGCCACAGCACGCCGGGCGTGGCCCTCATCAGCCCGCCGCCCCACCACGACATCTACAGCATCGAGGATCTGGCCCAGCTCATCTACGACCTGAAGACCGTCAACCCCAACGCGCGGGTGAGCGTGAAGCTGGTATCCGAAATCGGCGTCGGGACCATCGCGGCGGGCGTGGCCAAGGGCTTCGCCGACGTGATCCACATCAGCGGCCACAGCGGCGGCACCGGCGCCAGCCCCCTGAGCAGCGTCAAAAACGCAGGCCTGCCCTGGGAGATCGGCCTGGCCGAGACCCAGCAGACGCTGCTGGTCAACGGCCTGCGCACCCGGGTGCGCCTGCGCACCGATGGCGGCCTGGCCACTGGCCGGGATGTGGTGATTGCGGCTATGTTGGGCGCCGACGAGTTCAGCTTTGGCACCAGCGCCATGATCGCTGAAGGCTGTATCATGGCCCGGGTCTGCCACAAGAACACCTGTCCGGTGGGGGTGGCGACCCAGAATCCAGAGCTGCGGGCCAAGTTCGACGGCACGCCGGAAATGGTGATGCACTTCATGACCCACCTGGCCCAGGATGTGCGGCAAATCCTGGCCGACCTGGGCTTCCGCAGCCTGGACGAGGTCATCGGCCACCCGGAGATGTTGGTCCAGGTGATCCACGGCCGGGATGCAGGATTCATGGATCTGTCGCCCCTGCTCTACACGCCAGACACGGGCAGCGCGCGGCGCAATGTGCTGCCCCGCAACGACCTGCCGACCCTGGAAGAGAACACCCTGGGCAACCGCATTGTGGAGCAGGTGCTGGCCAGCCTGCAGGCCAACCCAGATGCGCCGGTGGCCTTGAGCCACAAGATCCGCAACACCCAGCGGACGGTGGGCGCCAAGCTGTCCGGCCAGCTGGCCTTGCGCTACGGCGACAAGGGCCTGCCCGAAGGTCACATCCGTATCACCTTCACCGGCTCTGCCGGCCAGAGCTTCGGCGCCTTCGGCATCCAGGGGCTGAACCTGGAGCTGATCGGCGAGGCCCAGGACTACGTGGGCAAAGGGCTGAGCGGCGGTGAGATCGTAATCCGGCCGCCGGAACGGGTGCGCTTCGTGCCCCACCAGAACGTGATCCTGGGCAACACGGCCCTGTACGGCGCCACCGGCGGACGCCTCTTCGCGGCTGGCCTGGCCGGCGAGCGTTTTGCCGTGCGCAACAGCGGCGCCATCGCGGTGGTGGAAGGGGCCGGCGAACACTGCTGCGAGTACATGACCGGCGGCGTGGTGGTGGTGCTCGGCGAGACGGGCCGCAACTTCGGCGCCGGCATGACAGGCGGCCACGCCTACGTCTACGACATTGCCGAGAACTTCGAGCGCCGCTACAACCCGGAGCTGATCGCCATCCGCCGGCTGCAGGAGGAAGATGTGGCCGAACTGAAGGCCCTGATCCAGCAGCACTGGGAAAAGACCGGCTCCCTGCGGGCCCAGAGCATCCTGGAGGACTGGGAGACCCATCGCCATTACTTCTGGTACGTGGCCCCGCGGGAGAACGTGGTGGCCATCGAGGCGGCCACCGAGGGCTCCGGCCAGGTGGAGGAGGAAGAAGGCGACAAGGTTCGGGAGTGA
- the ilvC gene encoding ketol-acid reductoisomerase: MRVWKSGLSPYIHPGRLYPYSGQCNPSYQQNVQTRQQNGRFNVPMAKIYYENQADLSRLANKKVAIIGYGSQGHAHALNLQDSGVDVRVGLYEGSKSWPKAEADGLRVMTTAQAAAEADMIMMVLPDPIQAKVYEQEIAPNLKEGDTLMFAHGFNIRYGFIVPPANVDVTMVAPKAPGHRVREVFKEGSGVPALVAVHQDASGEALANALAYAKGIGSTRAGVLETTFAEETETDLFGEQTVLCGGVSELIKAGFETLVEAGYQPEIAYFECLHELKLIVDLMYQGGLSYMRYSVSDTAEWGDYKSGPRVITDEVRKAMKQILAEIQSGAFAEEWMDEYHSGGKTFYARRKQEQNQQIEQVGKELRKMMTFLDAKEVE; encoded by the coding sequence ATACGGGTCTGGAAGTCAGGGCTGAGCCCATACATCCATCCCGGTCGACTGTACCCGTATTCAGGGCAATGCAACCCATCCTACCAGCAAAACGTACAAACAAGACAACAAAACGGAAGGTTTAACGTACCCATGGCCAAGATTTACTACGAAAACCAGGCAGATCTGAGTCGGCTGGCGAACAAGAAGGTAGCCATCATCGGCTACGGCAGCCAGGGGCATGCCCACGCCCTCAACCTCCAGGACAGCGGCGTGGATGTGCGGGTTGGCCTGTACGAGGGCAGCAAGAGCTGGCCCAAGGCAGAGGCGGACGGCCTGCGGGTCATGACCACGGCCCAGGCCGCGGCCGAAGCCGACATGATCATGATGGTCCTGCCGGATCCCATCCAGGCGAAGGTGTACGAACAGGAGATTGCCCCCAACCTGAAAGAGGGGGACACCCTGATGTTCGCCCACGGCTTCAACATCCGCTATGGCTTCATCGTACCGCCGGCCAATGTGGACGTGACCATGGTGGCCCCCAAGGCGCCCGGCCATCGGGTACGGGAAGTCTTCAAAGAGGGCTCCGGCGTGCCCGCGCTGGTGGCCGTCCACCAGGACGCCAGCGGTGAGGCCCTGGCCAACGCCCTGGCCTACGCCAAGGGCATCGGCAGCACCCGGGCCGGCGTCCTGGAGACCACCTTCGCCGAAGAAACGGAGACGGACCTCTTTGGCGAGCAGACGGTGCTCTGCGGCGGCGTCAGCGAGCTGATCAAGGCCGGCTTCGAAACCCTGGTGGAGGCGGGCTACCAGCCGGAGATCGCCTACTTCGAGTGCCTCCACGAGCTGAAGCTCATCGTGGACCTCATGTACCAGGGTGGCCTGAGCTACATGCGCTACAGCGTCAGCGACACGGCCGAGTGGGGCGACTACAAGAGCGGCCCCCGGGTCATCACCGACGAAGTGCGCAAGGCCATGAAGCAGATCCTGGCCGAGATCCAATCCGGCGCCTTTGCCGAGGAGTGGATGGACGAGTACCACAGCGGCGGCAAGACCTTCTACGCCCGGCGAAAGCAGGAGCAGAACCAGCAGATCGAACAGGTAGGCAAAGAACTGCGCAAGATGATGACCTTCCTGGACGCGAAAGAAGTGGAATAG
- the ilvB gene encoding biosynthetic-type acetolactate synthase large subunit, protein MTGAQMVWEALVREGVNVIFGHPGGAILPTYDALAPYEESGKIHHVLVRHEQCAAHMADGYARATGRVGVCIATSGPGATNLVTGLATAQMDSIPIVAITGQVPSNLLGTDAFQESDVVGVTQPVCKHNYLVTDIHELPTILKEAFYIAREGRPGPVLIDICKDVQTATGLFRYDMEVDLPGFEPWPSVDAEALAQAAELINRAERPLILAGHGVQLAGVSRELMELVEKAEIPVVTTLLGAGNIPESHPLSLGMGGMHGEAFANRAVQACDVLIAMGMRFDDRITGRLDRFAKQAKIIHFELDRAEVGKNVVPDVAVIGDLAETLPALLPKIEARRHQVWIQEINEWRADSQATDILNYEVDELIPPYVIRQLWHCTRDARPIIVTDVGQHQMWESQYYIHEHSGQLITSGGLGTMGFALPAAIGAQMADRNRLVWAVAGDGGFQMTLQELAVLKQEKNLPVKIAIINNGFLGMVRQWQQLFYQKRYVGTPVVSPDFVKLAEAYDIPAVSVRKPQDVVPALERALATPGPFLIDFRVKEEVNVYPMVAPGAAVDDLIRRPKPAIVQGYSGVEPHW, encoded by the coding sequence TGAATGTCATCTTCGGGCACCCGGGCGGCGCCATCTTGCCCACCTACGACGCCCTGGCCCCCTACGAAGAAAGCGGCAAGATCCACCATGTGTTGGTGCGCCACGAACAGTGCGCAGCCCACATGGCCGACGGCTATGCCCGGGCCACCGGCCGGGTGGGGGTCTGCATCGCCACCAGCGGCCCCGGCGCCACCAACCTGGTCACGGGTCTGGCCACGGCCCAGATGGACAGCATCCCCATCGTGGCCATCACCGGCCAGGTGCCCTCCAACCTGCTGGGCACCGACGCCTTCCAGGAGTCCGACGTGGTGGGCGTGACCCAGCCGGTCTGCAAACACAACTACCTGGTGACGGACATCCACGAGCTGCCCACCATCCTCAAGGAAGCCTTCTACATCGCCCGGGAAGGGCGCCCCGGCCCAGTTCTCATCGACATCTGTAAAGATGTGCAGACGGCCACCGGCCTCTTCCGCTACGACATGGAGGTGGACCTGCCCGGCTTTGAGCCCTGGCCCTCGGTGGATGCCGAGGCGTTGGCGCAAGCCGCCGAGCTGATCAACCGGGCCGAGCGACCCCTGATCCTGGCCGGCCACGGTGTGCAGCTGGCAGGCGTGAGCCGGGAGCTGATGGAGCTGGTGGAAAAGGCGGAGATCCCGGTGGTCACCACCCTGCTGGGCGCGGGCAACATCCCCGAAAGTCATCCCCTCAGCCTGGGCATGGGCGGCATGCACGGGGAAGCATTTGCCAACCGGGCGGTGCAGGCGTGCGACGTGCTGATCGCCATGGGTATGCGCTTCGACGACCGCATCACCGGCCGCCTGGACCGCTTCGCCAAGCAGGCCAAGATCATCCACTTTGAACTGGACCGGGCCGAGGTGGGCAAAAATGTGGTGCCAGATGTGGCCGTCATCGGCGACCTGGCCGAAACCCTGCCCGCCCTCCTGCCCAAGATCGAGGCCCGACGTCACCAGGTCTGGATCCAGGAAATCAACGAATGGCGAGCCGATTCCCAGGCGACCGACATTTTGAACTACGAAGTGGACGAGCTGATTCCCCCCTACGTCATCCGCCAGCTCTGGCACTGCACCCGGGACGCCCGCCCCATCATCGTGACCGATGTGGGCCAGCACCAGATGTGGGAGAGCCAATACTACATCCACGAGCATTCCGGGCAGCTCATCACCAGCGGCGGCCTGGGGACCATGGGCTTTGCCCTGCCCGCGGCCATCGGCGCCCAGATGGCCGACCGCAACCGCCTGGTCTGGGCCGTGGCCGGCGACGGCGGCTTCCAGATGACCCTCCAGGAACTGGCGGTGCTGAAGCAGGAGAAGAACCTGCCGGTGAAGATCGCCATCATCAACAACGGCTTCCTGGGCATGGTGCGCCAGTGGCAACAACTCTTCTACCAGAAGCGCTACGTGGGCACCCCCGTGGTCTCGCCGGATTTCGTCAAACTGGCCGAGGCCTATGACATCCCGGCCGTGTCGGTGCGCAAGCCCCAGGATGTGGTGCCGGCCCTGGAGCGGGCCCTGGCCACGCCCGGCCCCTTCCTGATCGACTTCCGGGTCAAGGAAGAGGTGAATGTCTACCCCATGGTGGCGCCCGGCGCCGCAGTGGACGACCTGATCCGCCGCCCCAAGCCGGCCATCGTCCAGGGATACAGCGGCGTGGAGCCCCACTGGTAA
- a CDS encoding YbjQ family protein, translating to MSRDPLLLVSLDQMDGLPGPAEGPVELGELLVAVSVMAANVVNDLRENLRNLVGGRMRHYEKLIEQAVEAALADLAQKARERGYDGVVGVKIAHPQVVDGGVEVIVYGNGFRYR from the coding sequence ATGAGCCGAGATCCCCTGCTGCTGGTCAGCCTGGATCAGATGGACGGCCTGCCCGGCCCGGCAGAGGGGCCGGTGGAGCTGGGCGAGCTGTTGGTGGCCGTGTCGGTGATGGCGGCCAACGTGGTCAACGATCTGCGGGAGAACCTCCGCAACCTGGTGGGGGGCCGCATGCGCCACTACGAAAAGCTCATCGAGCAGGCGGTGGAGGCTGCCCTGGCGGACCTGGCCCAGAAGGCCCGGGAGCGGGGCTACGATGGCGTCGTCGGCGTGAAGATCGCCCATCCCCAGGTGGTGGATGGCGGCGTTGAGGTGATTGTCTACGGCAATGGTTTCCGCTATCGCTAG
- the ilvN gene encoding acetolactate synthase small subunit, with the protein MKHTLVAWMRDKPGVLNRVSGMLRRRNFNIDSLQVGHSETPGISRMTFVVDGNERMVDQVIKQLRKVIDVTRVEDITDKPMVARELALIRVQCTSETRSEIVQIVNIYRGEIVDVSLDSMVVQIVGSEDRVDSLIDLLSQFGITEMVRTGRVALVRGTTERRFRRSTAVWRARANGTASEDARLTTGGV; encoded by the coding sequence ATGAAACACACTCTCGTCGCCTGGATGCGGGACAAGCCCGGCGTGTTGAACCGGGTTTCGGGCATGTTGCGCAGGCGCAACTTCAACATCGATAGCCTGCAGGTGGGCCACAGCGAAACCCCGGGGATCAGCCGCATGACCTTCGTGGTGGACGGCAATGAACGCATGGTCGACCAGGTGATCAAACAGCTGCGGAAGGTGATCGACGTCACCCGGGTGGAGGACATCACCGACAAGCCCATGGTGGCCCGGGAGCTGGCCCTGATCCGGGTCCAGTGCACGTCGGAGACCCGCTCCGAGATCGTGCAGATTGTCAACATCTACCGGGGCGAAATCGTGGACGTCTCCCTGGACAGCATGGTCGTCCAAATTGTCGGCTCCGAGGATCGGGTGGATTCCCTCATCGATCTGCTGAGCCAGTTTGGCATCACCGAAATGGTGCGGACCGGCCGGGTGGCCCTGGTGCGGGGCACCACCGAACGGCGCTTCCGCCGCAGCACCGCGGTGTGGCGGGCCCGGGCCAATGGTACCGCCAGTGAGGACGCGCGTTTGACAACCGGTGGCGTATAG